The sequence GCCAGCCGGGCGGCCCCCCCCGCTGCGGACGCCGAGCCCGCCGCTGTTGAAGCTGCTGCCCCGGAACCTGAAGCTGCCGCTCCTGAGGCCGCGGCCGTGGAAGCCGCGCCCGTAGCGGAAGAAGCGCCGGTTGCGGAGCCGGTTGCGGAGCCAGTTGCGCAGCCGGTTGCTGAGGTGGCCCCCGTCGAGGAGGCGGCTCCGGCGGCAGAGGCCGCTCCCGCCGCCGAAGCGGAAGCTCCGGCCCCTGCTCCAACTCGACGTCGTTCGACGCGGGCGGCAGCCGCCCCCGCGGAGGCCCCGGCGGAAGCGCCTGCGGCCGAAGGTGATGCTGAGGTGGCCCCGGCGGCCCCCGCGCCACGGCGGCGCAGCACACGCGCTGCGGCCCCGGCGGCAGAGGCAGCCCCCGCGGAAGACGAGGCGGCCCCGGCTGCCCCCACGCGGCGCCGGCGATCGACTCCCGCTGCGGAGAGCTAGCCGCGCGGAGTGCCAGGAAGAGTTTCAACTTTACTCAAGGAGCAGGCATGACAACCCAAGGCAACACCTTTGCAATGTCCCCAAGCTACCTCTACACCTCGGAGTCCGTGACCGAAGGGCACCCCGACAAGGTGTGCGACCAGGTGAGCGACAGCATCCTCGACGCCATCTACGCGCAGGACCCGCAGGCCCGCGTGGCGTGCGAGACCGCCACGGGCACCGACTTCGTGGCCGTCATCGGCGAGATCACCACCACCGCCAACGTCGACTATGAGCAGGTGGTGCGGGACACCCTCAAGCGCATCGGCTATGACAGCGCGGAGACCGGCATCGACTACCGCTCGTGCCAGGTGCTGGTGCGCCTCCATGCCCAGTCCCCGGACATCAACCAGGGCGTCAGCCGCGCGCTGGAGCACCGGGACTCCGACGAGGAGAAGACCGAGGTCGAGGTGCTTGGCGCTGGCGACCAGGGCATGATGGTGGGCTTCGCCTGCAACGAGACCGCCGAACTCATGCCGTTGACCCTCTCCCTGGCCCACCACCTGACGCGGCGGCTGGCCGTCGCCCGTCGAGAGGGCATCCTCGATTGGCTCAAGCCCGACGGCAAGAGCCAGGTCACCGTTGAGTACGAGTACGGTGTGCCCAAGCGCGTGCACACGTTGGTTGTGAGCACCCAGCACGACGCCGAAGTGTCTCAGGAGCAGATTGCAGCGGACATCCGCGAGCACGTCATCGACCCCGTGGTCCCGGGCGCGCTGATTGACGACAAGACGCGCATCTACGTGAACCCGTCGGGGCGGTTCGTGACGGGCG is a genomic window of Chloroflexota bacterium containing:
- the metK gene encoding methionine adenosyltransferase, with protein sequence MSPSYLYTSESVTEGHPDKVCDQVSDSILDAIYAQDPQARVACETATGTDFVAVIGEITTTANVDYEQVVRDTLKRIGYDSAETGIDYRSCQVLVRLHAQSPDINQGVSRALEHRDSDEEKTEVEVLGAGDQGMMVGFACNETAELMPLTLSLAHHLTRRLAVARREGILDWLKPDGKSQVTVEYEYGVPKRVHTLVVSTQHDAEVSQEQIAADIREHVIDPVVPGALIDDKTRIYVNPSGRFVTGGPHGDAGLTGRKILVDTYGSVARHGGGAFSGKDPTKVDRSAAYAARWVAKNVVAAGLADRCEVQVSYAIGMAEPINVSVETFGTGVIPNDKISELVNKHFDLRPGAIISQLGLRAPIYAQTASYGHFGRDDVDLPWERTDKAAELRADAGI